Proteins encoded within one genomic window of Nitrospina gracilis 3/211:
- a CDS encoding insulinase family protein: MSLLVFLSTVSAYAGMDNRVTKTLVLKNNLEVLLMSDPDVDRSAAALSVGVGHLYDPKDKQGLAHYLEHMLFLGTEKYPEVGSFKDFLTAHSGGSNAYTGDNITNYFFQVSHDGFSEALDRFADFFRAPLFDKTYAEREVQAVNNEFEKNKLQDGWRASHLTNQIAKEGHPIRHFGIGNAETLAGDNRPALLEFHKKYYSARIMRLAVLSKLTLVEQERLIRKLFSDIPDHPVTLPEVPADYRPPLDGKYRLLKIKTIKDIRSLSLEFPTINLAEHKESKPASIVATVIGHEGNGSLLSKLKKEGLALGLSAGGGYSHPNLSSFGISVSLTPKGLEQYERVLEVVFSYIEMLKKTEFEKYTFDETQAMAEIDFEWKSPQEGMGFMAGKAALMQDYELEEVEELPHLFKKYDPDSYQAVLNTLTPENMLVVLKSQNVETGKVEKYFGTEYALAEVAGEGYDRLVHPPEPKGMGYPEKNDFVPYNLEMVEETPSLVRDDEFAKVWFQYDHKFKQPKVYIRYKIETPYVYDTVENLALSKLYNLAIHEGLNELTYPISLAGLVYSLDIEKSGMVLSVGGYTERINDLIKLVAKNMKTIKVSNQKFENIKEAVLRDLRNRQLGQAYMRASYFHRQLWQLKQYTEEEMLAAMESVTLEDVRAYSKKLYERVYVTGLIHGNWTEDYVKSSVNILLAELSGMPLPEDQRYKEEVAVLRPGETVRFSKQVQDNNNALYYTLQVGERDMKRQAKLSLVASIVESDFYTQMRTNQQLGYIVWSFENRLEERLFFKMIIQSSNYSPFELQNRVEEWMKKAEDLLDNLSDEEFERHRKSMIVSLQKKGDSISAVANDLYYFATEEDGDFLFKEKLLQAVKGLRKSEVVEAGKTLFGNPRIARSIILVRSSDNTESVPDDVLTTIDQIKNRQATPVSVISQ; encoded by the coding sequence ATGTCCCTGCTCGTTTTTCTTTCCACCGTTTCCGCGTATGCAGGAATGGACAACCGGGTGACCAAGACCCTGGTATTGAAAAACAACCTTGAAGTGCTGTTGATGAGCGACCCGGACGTGGACCGCAGTGCAGCGGCGCTTTCCGTCGGGGTGGGGCACCTCTACGACCCGAAGGACAAGCAGGGTCTTGCGCATTATCTGGAGCACATGCTGTTTCTGGGTACGGAAAAATATCCGGAGGTGGGGTCTTTCAAGGATTTTCTTACCGCGCATTCCGGTGGAAGCAACGCGTACACGGGCGATAACATCACCAATTACTTTTTTCAGGTCAGCCACGACGGATTTTCCGAAGCGCTTGACCGCTTCGCCGATTTTTTCAGGGCCCCCCTGTTCGACAAGACCTACGCCGAGCGTGAAGTGCAGGCGGTGAACAATGAATTTGAAAAGAATAAATTGCAGGATGGCTGGCGGGCCAGCCACCTGACCAACCAGATCGCAAAGGAAGGTCACCCGATAAGGCACTTCGGGATCGGCAACGCCGAGACCCTGGCCGGGGACAATCGGCCGGCTCTCCTTGAATTTCATAAAAAATACTATTCTGCGCGCATCATGCGTCTGGCCGTGCTTTCCAAGCTAACCCTGGTGGAGCAGGAACGCCTGATCAGGAAACTTTTCTCGGACATTCCGGATCATCCGGTAACGCTGCCGGAGGTCCCGGCGGATTATCGTCCTCCCCTTGACGGTAAATACCGCCTGTTGAAAATCAAAACCATCAAGGACATCCGTTCGCTCAGCCTGGAGTTTCCGACGATCAATCTGGCCGAGCATAAAGAAAGCAAACCTGCTTCCATCGTGGCTACGGTGATCGGGCACGAGGGGAATGGGTCGCTTCTTTCGAAATTGAAGAAGGAGGGCCTGGCCCTGGGCCTGTCGGCGGGCGGCGGGTACTCGCATCCGAACCTGTCCAGTTTTGGCATCAGCGTTTCCCTGACGCCGAAAGGACTGGAACAATACGAGCGGGTCCTGGAAGTGGTGTTCTCCTACATAGAGATGCTCAAAAAGACCGAGTTTGAAAAATACACGTTTGATGAAACGCAGGCGATGGCGGAGATCGACTTCGAATGGAAGAGTCCGCAGGAAGGTATGGGATTCATGGCGGGCAAGGCGGCGCTCATGCAGGACTATGAATTGGAAGAAGTGGAGGAATTGCCGCACCTCTTCAAGAAGTACGATCCGGATTCCTACCAGGCTGTGTTGAATACATTGACCCCCGAAAACATGCTGGTGGTGCTTAAGAGCCAGAACGTGGAGACCGGTAAGGTGGAAAAGTACTTCGGTACGGAATATGCTTTGGCCGAAGTCGCGGGTGAAGGATATGACCGGCTGGTTCATCCGCCCGAGCCAAAGGGTATGGGTTACCCGGAGAAAAACGATTTCGTTCCCTACAATCTGGAGATGGTGGAGGAAACCCCGTCCCTCGTTCGTGATGACGAGTTCGCCAAGGTCTGGTTCCAGTATGATCACAAATTCAAACAGCCTAAAGTTTATATTCGTTACAAAATCGAAACGCCGTACGTGTACGACACGGTGGAAAACCTGGCGCTGTCAAAATTGTACAATCTCGCCATCCACGAAGGGTTGAACGAGTTGACGTATCCCATCAGCCTGGCAGGACTGGTTTACAGCCTGGATATAGAAAAGTCCGGAATGGTGCTTTCGGTGGGCGGGTACACGGAACGTATCAACGACCTGATCAAGCTGGTTGCGAAAAACATGAAAACCATCAAGGTCAGCAATCAGAAATTCGAAAACATCAAGGAAGCGGTTTTGCGGGATCTCCGCAACCGTCAGCTGGGGCAAGCTTACATGCGGGCCTCGTATTTTCATCGCCAGTTGTGGCAGTTAAAGCAATACACGGAGGAGGAAATGCTGGCGGCAATGGAGTCGGTGACGCTGGAGGACGTGCGCGCCTATTCGAAGAAACTTTATGAGCGTGTGTACGTGACCGGCCTGATTCACGGTAACTGGACCGAGGATTATGTCAAAAGCAGTGTGAACATCCTGCTTGCGGAATTGTCCGGTATGCCGTTGCCGGAAGACCAGCGTTATAAAGAAGAAGTGGCGGTGCTGCGGCCGGGTGAAACGGTGCGCTTCTCCAAGCAGGTTCAGGACAACAACAACGCCTTGTATTACACCCTGCAGGTCGGCGAACGCGACATGAAACGGCAGGCCAAGCTGTCGCTGGTTGCGTCTATCGTGGAAAGCGACTTTTACACACAGATGCGCACCAACCAGCAGTTGGGATACATTGTCTGGAGTTTCGAAAACCGGCTGGAGGAACGGCTCTTTTTTAAGATGATCATACAGTCTTCCAACTACAGTCCGTTTGAACTGCAGAATCGTGTTGAAGAGTGGATGAAAAAGGCCGAAGACCTTCTGGATAACCTTTCGGATGAGGAATTCGAAAGGCACCGAAAAAGCATGATCGTGTCATTGCAGAAAAAAGGCGACAGCATCAGCGCGGTGGCGAATGACTTGTATTATTTTGCTACGGAGGAAGATGGAGATTTCCTCTTCAAGGAAAAACTGCTGCAAGCGGTTAAGGGGTTGAGGAAGTCGGAAGTGGTGGAGGCGGGCAAGACCCTGTTTGGAAACCCGCGCATTGCCCGGTCGATCATCCTGGTGCGGTCGAGCGACAACACGGAATCCGTTCCCGACGATGTGCTGACCACAATCGATCAGATCAAGAACCGCCAGGCCACGCCGGTTAGCGTGATTTCGCAGTAA
- a CDS encoding class II fructose-bisphosphate aldolase — MLFSTKEDLVYHMQGAASVNNGLIHLENDDRLRGQCLDSLVHNAVLNPNPELKALSRFAIKSLARQLKIVPASIQGLYEARGAGKNKGYTVPAINIRGLTYETCRAIFRTAQACNSGAFIFEIAKSEIGYTHQRPHEYASVVLAAAIREKYQGPVFIQGDHFQVNAQKYHENPNKEINGLKCLIEEALLAGFYNIDIDTSTLVTLEPEDVKEQQRLNFEVGVELTKFIRDLEPEGVTVSVGGEIGEVGKENSNENELRAYMDNFNENLAKANPNYKTISKISIQTGTEHGGVPLADGSVADVQLDFETLENLSRIAREDYHLAGAVQHGASTLPAEMFHKFPELETAEIHLATNFQNMIYDSAHFPQDLKQEIYEYLRKQFAEEKKPNWTDEQFIYKTRKKGFGNPYKERFWNLPEDIKTKIGDELEEKFHFLFDKLNAKNTDPYVKESVTLTAPEPKLDDELKFA; from the coding sequence ATGCTGTTTTCCACCAAAGAGGATCTTGTTTACCACATGCAGGGAGCAGCCTCTGTCAACAATGGCCTCATTCATCTGGAAAACGATGACCGGTTGCGGGGCCAATGCCTCGATTCTCTGGTTCATAATGCGGTGCTCAACCCCAATCCGGAGTTGAAAGCCCTTTCCCGGTTCGCCATCAAAAGCCTGGCCCGCCAGCTGAAAATCGTACCCGCTTCCATTCAGGGACTGTACGAAGCCCGGGGTGCCGGTAAAAACAAAGGTTACACGGTTCCTGCCATCAACATCCGGGGTTTGACCTACGAAACCTGCCGGGCCATTTTCCGCACCGCCCAGGCTTGCAACTCAGGAGCTTTCATTTTTGAAATCGCCAAATCTGAAATTGGCTACACCCACCAGCGGCCCCACGAGTACGCCTCCGTGGTCCTGGCGGCCGCCATCAGGGAAAAATACCAGGGCCCGGTATTCATCCAAGGCGATCATTTTCAGGTGAACGCCCAGAAATACCATGAAAATCCCAACAAGGAGATCAACGGCCTCAAATGTCTGATCGAAGAAGCCCTTTTGGCCGGCTTTTACAACATCGACATCGATACCTCGACCCTGGTGACGTTGGAACCGGAGGATGTGAAGGAGCAACAAAGGCTCAATTTTGAAGTCGGGGTAGAACTCACCAAGTTCATTCGTGACCTGGAGCCCGAAGGGGTGACGGTGTCCGTGGGCGGGGAAATCGGCGAAGTCGGCAAGGAGAACAGCAACGAAAACGAACTCCGTGCCTACATGGACAACTTCAACGAAAACCTGGCGAAAGCCAACCCGAATTACAAGACCATCAGTAAAATCTCCATCCAGACCGGAACCGAGCACGGCGGTGTGCCGCTGGCCGACGGCTCCGTCGCCGATGTGCAACTGGATTTCGAGACGCTGGAGAACCTTTCCCGGATCGCGCGGGAAGATTATCATCTGGCGGGCGCGGTTCAGCACGGGGCCTCCACCCTGCCCGCGGAAATGTTTCACAAGTTTCCGGAACTGGAAACCGCGGAGATCCACCTGGCCACCAACTTCCAGAACATGATTTACGACAGCGCACACTTTCCGCAGGACCTGAAACAGGAAATCTATGAATACCTGCGAAAGCAGTTTGCCGAGGAAAAGAAACCCAACTGGACCGACGAACAGTTCATTTACAAGACGCGTAAAAAGGGTTTCGGCAACCCATACAAGGAACGGTTCTGGAACCTTCCGGAAGACATCAAAACGAAAATCGGCGACGAACTGGAGGAAAAATTCCATTTCCTGTTCGACAAGCTCAACGCCAAAAACACCGATCCGTATGTGAAGGAATCCGTCACACTCACCGCTCCGGAACCGAAACTGGACGACGAGTTGAAGTTCGCCTGA
- a CDS encoding universal stress protein, translated as MFKNIYVPVDNSDYSNECIDLALEFAKDTDATIISSHVYAAKMHDVRFRQMESGLPEEYQDEQELEKQRAIHDQLITKGMEVITDSYLDVPKFKCKARNIPFIGKSLEGRNWIELVRDIKESKYDLVILGALGLGAIKDSQIGTVAERVIRRVNTDTLIVKNVPAIHGEKPSSGKIVVAVDGSGHAFGGLKTGIDLARKTGRPLEVISTFDPYFHYAMFNSLTGVLSKDAAKVFKFEQQEKLHEDIIDKGLAKIYQSHLEVSRKIVEDEGLECTARLLDGKVFEKVLQYAREENPWMLILGRIGVHSAEDMDIGGNTENLLRLVPCNVLLSSKVYKPPVDMQAEESIEWTAEAKERLKKIPGFVRPMATAAILRYALERGHSMITSSVITEACETILPAGAMQAMYNIGDQMRDKMARGEDPLEGMIEDRQRDLEKKYAEEVAKVQAEEGAQVDETKTLKCSSCSTYLGVGTVKCSVCGAEGSALVPVDMSDYKADEEEQSDSTTVTTFDSTQVTWTKEAQDLVETFPQGHVRRRAHARIEKNARIQKVDTITKAFAEKILNEKADGRKEAAVSDAPANGKNGNGNGNGNGNLRVYGDLHPFEGKNFSKGTVDPSRFVWTEEAIQRIEQVPQGFMRENTRERVLDYANHFNLTEIDLETCQKGIEESIKVMTEMINSGATLDDFLPQKK; from the coding sequence ATGTTTAAAAATATCTACGTTCCGGTCGACAATTCCGACTATTCGAACGAATGCATCGACCTGGCGTTGGAATTCGCCAAGGATACCGATGCCACCATCATCTCCAGCCATGTGTATGCGGCGAAGATGCATGACGTCCGTTTCCGCCAGATGGAAAGCGGCTTGCCGGAAGAATATCAGGACGAGCAGGAGCTTGAAAAGCAGCGGGCGATCCATGACCAGTTGATTACCAAGGGTATGGAGGTCATCACGGATTCTTATCTTGATGTGCCTAAATTCAAGTGCAAGGCCCGCAATATTCCGTTTATTGGCAAGTCTCTGGAAGGCCGTAACTGGATCGAGCTGGTGCGTGATATCAAGGAATCCAAGTATGACCTGGTTATTTTGGGGGCCTTGGGGTTGGGCGCCATTAAGGACAGCCAGATCGGAACGGTGGCCGAGCGCGTGATTCGGCGGGTCAATACCGACACCCTGATTGTGAAGAACGTGCCTGCGATTCATGGCGAGAAACCGTCGAGCGGCAAGATTGTCGTTGCGGTGGACGGCAGCGGCCATGCTTTCGGCGGCCTGAAAACGGGTATCGACCTGGCCCGGAAAACCGGCCGCCCGCTGGAAGTCATTTCCACCTTCGATCCTTACTTCCACTACGCCATGTTCAACAGCCTCACCGGCGTTCTTTCGAAAGACGCTGCCAAGGTGTTCAAATTCGAGCAGCAGGAAAAACTGCACGAGGACATCATCGACAAGGGACTGGCCAAGATTTATCAGTCCCATCTCGAGGTTTCCCGCAAGATCGTGGAAGATGAGGGGCTTGAATGCACCGCCCGTCTGCTGGATGGCAAGGTGTTCGAGAAAGTTCTCCAGTATGCCCGCGAAGAGAACCCCTGGATGCTCATCCTGGGCCGCATTGGGGTTCACAGCGCGGAGGACATGGATATCGGCGGTAACACCGAAAACCTCCTGCGCCTCGTTCCGTGCAACGTCCTGCTCTCCAGCAAAGTGTACAAGCCGCCGGTGGACATGCAGGCGGAGGAAAGCATCGAGTGGACCGCCGAGGCCAAAGAGCGCCTCAAGAAAATCCCGGGCTTCGTTCGCCCCATGGCCACCGCCGCGATTCTCCGTTACGCACTCGAGCGGGGTCACAGCATGATCACCTCCAGCGTCATTACCGAAGCGTGTGAAACCATCCTCCCCGCCGGCGCCATGCAGGCTATGTACAACATCGGCGACCAGATGCGCGACAAGATGGCGAGGGGCGAGGACCCGTTGGAAGGCATGATCGAAGACCGCCAGCGCGACCTCGAAAAGAAATACGCGGAAGAGGTCGCCAAGGTTCAGGCTGAAGAAGGTGCGCAGGTTGATGAGACCAAGACCCTCAAGTGTTCCAGCTGCTCGACCTATCTGGGTGTCGGTACCGTAAAGTGCAGCGTCTGCGGGGCCGAAGGCAGCGCCCTGGTTCCGGTGGATATGTCCGATTACAAGGCGGATGAGGAAGAGCAGAGCGATTCCACCACGGTGACCACTTTCGATTCCACGCAGGTTACATGGACGAAGGAAGCTCAGGATCTGGTGGAGACGTTTCCGCAAGGTCATGTGCGCCGCCGGGCTCATGCGCGTATCGAGAAAAACGCGCGCATCCAGAAAGTCGACACGATCACCAAGGCATTTGCTGAAAAAATTCTCAACGAGAAAGCCGACGGTCGAAAAGAAGCCGCCGTTTCCGACGCGCCCGCCAATGGGAAGAACGGGAATGGTAATGGAAATGGCAACGGTAATCTCAGGGTTTACGGTGACCTCCATCCGTTTGAAGGCAAAAACTTTTCCAAGGGCACAGTCGATCCCAGCCGGTTTGTCTGGACCGAAGAGGCCATCCAGCGGATCGAACAGGTTCCGCAGGGCTTCATGCGCGAAAACACTCGCGAGCGGGTTCTTGACTACGCCAATCATTTCAACCTGACGGAGATTGATCTGGAAACCTGCCAGAAAGGCATCGAAGAGTCTATCAAGGTCATGACCGAGATGATCAACAGCGGGGCGACTCTGGATGACTTTCTGCCGCAAAAGAAATAG
- a CDS encoding ABC transporter ATP-binding protein, which produces MEKVNIYKRLAHYLTPYKGKVILTLLTSICVGALSTSPVPLVQQTFDRIFVEKDYFMLKMLPLIVIALYVVKGGLRYLQSVIIYQIGWELVARIRQEMFEHVHRLPYGFFEKDTTGQLMSRLVNDVNAMLLSLTKYIKDTIQNVVMFFGLLFWVFWLKWDWALIAIFIIPIAILPTATVARKLRKLGRRGQELLADINSTMLESISGIKVVRAFGLEDQENKKLNRHNEDFLEIMKKDVRYTEFTSPMMEVLAVLGGAAVLWLGGLQVLEGEITQGAFFAFVLGMFMMYDPMRILFKTYTDSQKAVAAAERVFSVLDTEEEKAKDGTIELKEFTDRIEYKNVGFKYPTRDTMVLKDINLIVKKSEVLAIVGMSGAGKTTLVDLLFKFFAVTKGEILIDGVNINDIT; this is translated from the coding sequence ATGGAAAAGGTAAATATTTACAAGCGACTGGCCCACTACCTCACCCCCTACAAGGGTAAAGTGATATTGACTTTGCTGACGTCCATCTGCGTCGGTGCGCTGTCAACATCACCGGTTCCCCTTGTTCAGCAAACATTCGACAGAATCTTTGTTGAAAAAGATTACTTCATGCTGAAGATGTTGCCACTCATCGTCATCGCCCTCTATGTCGTGAAAGGCGGACTGCGCTACCTGCAAAGTGTCATCATTTACCAGATCGGTTGGGAACTGGTGGCGCGCATACGACAGGAAATGTTTGAACACGTTCACAGGTTGCCCTATGGTTTTTTTGAAAAAGACACTACAGGGCAATTGATGTCGAGGCTGGTCAACGATGTCAATGCCATGTTGCTTTCGCTCACCAAATACATCAAGGACACAATCCAAAACGTGGTCATGTTCTTCGGTCTGTTGTTCTGGGTTTTCTGGTTGAAGTGGGACTGGGCTTTGATTGCCATCTTCATCATTCCCATCGCCATACTTCCTACGGCCACCGTAGCAAGAAAGCTGAGAAAGCTGGGGAGGCGCGGGCAGGAACTGCTGGCGGATATCAATTCCACCATGCTGGAATCGATTTCCGGCATTAAAGTTGTTAGGGCATTCGGACTTGAGGATCAGGAAAATAAGAAACTTAACAGGCACAACGAGGATTTCCTGGAAATCATGAAAAAGGATGTGCGGTATACCGAGTTCACATCCCCAATGATGGAGGTGCTGGCGGTACTGGGCGGCGCTGCGGTGCTCTGGCTCGGGGGGCTCCAGGTGCTGGAAGGAGAAATCACCCAGGGCGCGTTTTTCGCGTTCGTGCTTGGTATGTTCATGATGTACGATCCCATGCGTATCCTGTTCAAAACCTATACGGATTCGCAAAAGGCAGTGGCCGCTGCGGAACGCGTTTTTTCTGTGTTGGATACAGAGGAAGAAAAGGCCAAAGACGGAACCATCGAGCTTAAGGAGTTTACTGATCGTATCGAGTATAAAAACGTGGGGTTCAAGTACCCGACGCGAGACACGATGGTATTGAAGGATATCAACCTGATAGTGAAAAAATCCGAGGTGCTCGCCATTGTCGGGATGAGCGGTGCTGGAAAGACCACTCTGGTGGATCTGTTGTTCAAGTTTTTTGCTGTGACTAAAGGCGAAATCCTGATCGACGGCGTTAATATCAACGACATAACCG
- a CDS encoding ABC transporter ATP-binding protein gives LALVTQETFLFNDTIWANIGYGNPEATREDIVRAAQAAHVDTYVQALDDGYDTIIGERGLKLSGGQRQRIAIARAIVRNAPILVLDEATSALDSESEKLVQDALNNLMEHRTTFVIAHRFSTIKHADRIIVLEHGEMVGQGNHEQLLEQCPQYQKYYEMQIIGSS, from the coding sequence ACCTGGCCCTGGTGACGCAGGAAACGTTTTTGTTTAACGACACCATCTGGGCGAACATCGGTTACGGGAACCCGGAAGCAACACGAGAGGACATCGTCCGCGCCGCGCAGGCCGCGCACGTGGATACCTATGTGCAGGCTTTGGATGACGGCTACGACACCATCATCGGCGAACGTGGATTGAAGCTTTCCGGGGGGCAACGCCAGCGCATCGCCATCGCGCGTGCCATCGTGCGCAACGCACCCATTCTGGTTCTGGACGAAGCGACTTCGGCGCTTGATTCCGAATCAGAAAAATTGGTGCAGGACGCCCTCAACAACCTGATGGAACACCGCACCACGTTTGTTATCGCTCACCGCTTCTCCACCATCAAACACGCCGACCGCATCATCGTCCTCGAACACGGGGAGATGGTAGGGCAGGGCAACCACGAGCAGTTGCTGGAACAATGCCCGCAATACCAGAAGTATTACGAGATGCAGATCATCGGTTCCTCATGA
- a CDS encoding 3-oxoacyl-ACP synthase III — translation MRFENVCIESIGYHLPENIVRSDELEHRLQPLYDRFKLNVGRLELMSGIRERRFWDKGTFPSTVASKAGEDALARTPLDRKEIGALICGSVSRDFLEPATASVVHHNLKLNPDSIFYDVSNACLGVLNGMVQVANMIDRGQIRAGLIVSGENGGPLVDHTIETLLADPDPTRNKIKTAFASLTIGSAAVAVLLVHKDLTNTGHRLTGGAYRSATQFNHLCQGNQDSGMGGDAAPLMQTDSETLMREGCELARETWEVFKNNLGWTNKSVDRIFCHQVGHLHRKLLYETLELDLEKDFSTLEFLGNTGSAALPVTLALGIEEKIIQPGNKIGLLGIGSGLSCVMLGAEW, via the coding sequence ATGCGATTTGAAAACGTGTGCATCGAATCGATCGGTTACCACCTGCCGGAAAACATCGTCCGCTCGGATGAACTGGAACACCGCCTGCAACCGCTTTACGACCGGTTCAAATTGAACGTCGGGCGGCTGGAACTGATGAGCGGCATCCGTGAGCGGCGATTCTGGGACAAGGGAACATTTCCCAGCACTGTCGCCTCCAAAGCGGGAGAGGACGCACTCGCCCGCACTCCTTTGGACCGGAAGGAAATCGGCGCTCTCATTTGTGGATCGGTGAGCCGCGATTTTCTGGAACCCGCAACGGCTTCCGTTGTGCACCACAATCTCAAGCTGAATCCCGATTCCATTTTCTACGATGTGTCCAACGCCTGTCTGGGTGTATTGAATGGCATGGTGCAGGTAGCGAACATGATCGACCGCGGACAAATACGGGCGGGATTGATCGTCTCCGGGGAAAACGGCGGTCCGCTTGTGGACCACACCATCGAGACATTGTTGGCCGATCCCGATCCAACACGCAACAAGATCAAAACCGCCTTCGCGTCGCTCACCATCGGGTCCGCCGCCGTAGCTGTTCTTCTCGTTCACAAGGATCTGACAAACACCGGGCACCGCCTGACCGGGGGCGCTTACCGTTCCGCAACACAGTTCAATCACCTCTGCCAGGGCAATCAGGATTCCGGCATGGGAGGCGATGCGGCTCCGCTCATGCAGACCGATTCCGAAACGCTCATGAGGGAAGGTTGCGAACTGGCCCGGGAAACCTGGGAGGTGTTTAAAAACAATCTCGGGTGGACCAACAAAAGTGTCGACCGCATCTTCTGTCACCAGGTCGGTCACCTGCACCGCAAGCTCCTTTACGAAACCCTTGAACTGGATCTGGAAAAGGATTTTTCAACCCTTGAGTTTCTAGGCAATACCGGATCGGCGGCCTTGCCTGTGACATTGGCTTTGGGAATTGAAGAGAAGATTATTCAACCCGGGAATAAAATCGGCCTTCTTGGAATCGGCAGTGGATTGAGTTGCGTCATGCTGGGGGCGGAATGGTGA
- a CDS encoding alpha/beta fold hydrolase, whose amino-acid sequence MVTEVSIDGLQTIYPFESHYLDLNGLRYHYLDEGQGEVLLMLHGNPTWSFYYRNLIRAFRSQYRCVVPDHMGCGLSDKPQDYNYTLNQHIDNVEQLVEHLQLDNITLVLHDWGGAIGMGLAVRHPDKIKRLVVFNTAAFLADSIPFSINLCRKPFIGEVAILQWNLFARMGLVWATKQRHRLTADVRKGYLAPYNSPENRIANLRFVQDIPMDPSVPSYSVVEHIESRLGFFRDRPVLVVWGMKDFCFNEDFLDRWKTYFPDAEIHEVEEAGHYIVEDAYEDIIPWMLNFFKRNEV is encoded by the coding sequence ATGGTGACGGAAGTCTCCATTGATGGTTTACAAACAATTTATCCCTTCGAGTCGCATTACCTGGACTTGAATGGCCTTCGATATCATTATTTGGACGAAGGGCAGGGCGAGGTCCTGCTCATGCTTCACGGAAATCCCACCTGGTCGTTTTATTATCGAAACCTGATTCGCGCCTTTCGCAGTCAATACCGGTGTGTGGTCCCCGACCACATGGGTTGTGGCCTGTCCGACAAACCCCAGGATTACAATTACACATTGAACCAGCACATCGATAATGTGGAACAGCTGGTGGAGCACCTTCAACTCGATAACATCACGCTGGTTCTGCATGACTGGGGCGGAGCGATCGGGATGGGCTTGGCGGTGCGTCACCCCGATAAAATAAAACGCCTGGTCGTATTCAACACCGCCGCCTTTCTGGCAGACAGCATCCCCTTCAGCATCAATTTGTGCCGAAAACCTTTCATTGGAGAGGTGGCCATATTGCAATGGAACCTTTTCGCCAGGATGGGGCTGGTTTGGGCAACCAAACAACGCCACCGACTGACGGCCGACGTGCGGAAAGGCTACCTGGCACCCTACAACAGTCCTGAGAATCGCATTGCCAATCTCCGCTTTGTTCAGGACATCCCAATGGACCCTTCCGTTCCGAGTTATTCCGTAGTGGAACACATTGAATCAAGGCTGGGCTTTTTTCGTGATCGCCCGGTCCTTGTGGTTTGGGGAATGAAGGATTTCTGCTTCAACGAAGACTTTCTGGACCGGTGGAAAACCTATTTCCCAGACGCCGAAATTCATGAAGTGGAGGAGGCCGGTCATTATATTGTGGAAGATGCTTATGAGGATATCATTCCGTGGATGCTCAATTTTTTCAAAAGGAACGAGGTGTAA
- a CDS encoding MerR family transcriptional regulator, with protein MDTFTRSELAKMVGVNKETLRYYETRNLIDPPLRSRSGYRLYSNEDARRILFIKNAQKLGFSLDEIHEILNLQNHRKNPRQTAMQKAQTKRKIIDIRIEKLNHLRNAIDRMIKASDENQTQTPISILAYLEEGTFFSEDL; from the coding sequence ATGGACACCTTTACCCGAAGCGAACTGGCGAAAATGGTGGGTGTGAATAAGGAAACCCTTCGCTACTATGAAACCCGCAATCTGATCGATCCGCCCCTGCGGTCGCGATCCGGTTACCGTTTATACAGTAACGAAGACGCCCGCCGTATCCTGTTCATCAAGAACGCCCAGAAGCTGGGTTTTTCCCTGGATGAGATCCACGAAATACTGAACTTGCAAAACCACCGAAAAAATCCCCGCCAGACAGCAATGCAAAAAGCCCAGACTAAAAGAAAAATCATCGATATAAGAATTGAGAAACTGAATCACCTGCGGAATGCGATTGATCGCATGATAAAAGCCAGTGATGAAAATCAAACGCAAACTCCCATATCCATTCTCGCTTATCTTGAGGAGGGAACGTTTTTTTCCGAAGATTTATGA
- a CDS encoding DF family (seleno)protein translates to MKIELLYFENCPNSKPALELLQDVIRQEGLNFPVQSIAVETLDDAEKHRFPGSPTIRIDGLDVEGEVRYPFGLGCRIYLVDG, encoded by the coding sequence ATGAAAATTGAATTGCTCTATTTTGAAAACTGCCCCAACTCGAAACCCGCGTTGGAGCTTTTGCAGGATGTCATACGTCAGGAGGGTTTAAATTTTCCCGTCCAGTCCATTGCCGTCGAAACTCTGGATGATGCCGAAAAACACCGGTTCCCCGGGTCACCGACTATCCGGATAGATGGGCTTGACGTCGAGGGCGAGGTCCGGTATCCGTTCGGTCTTGGATGCCGCATTTATTTGGTGGATGG